A stretch of Balaenoptera ricei isolate mBalRic1 chromosome 9, mBalRic1.hap2, whole genome shotgun sequence DNA encodes these proteins:
- the WNT16 gene encoding protein Wnt-16, protein MDRAALLGLSRLCALWAALLALFPCGAQGNWMWLGIASFGVPEKLGCANLPLNSRQKELCKRKPYLLPSICEGARLGIQECRSQFRHERWNCLVAAAAPPDASPLFGYELSSGTKETAFIYAVMAAGLVHSVTRSCSAGNMTECSCDTTLQNGGSASEGWHWGGCSDDVQYGMWFSRKFLDFPIRNTTGKESKVLLAMNLHNNEAGRQAVAKLMSLECRCHGVSGSCAVKTCWKTMSSFEKIGRLLKDKYENSVQISDKIKRKMHRREKDQRKIPIHKDDLLYVNKSPNYCVEDKKLGIPGTQGRECNRTSEGADGCNLLCCGRGYNTHVVRHVERCECKFIWCCYVRCRRCESMTDVHTCK, encoded by the exons ATGGACAGAGCAGCGCTCCTGGGACTGTCCCGCCTGTGCGCGCTGTGGGCAGCCCTGCTCGCGCTGTTCCCCTGCGGAGCCCAAGGAAACTGGAT GTGGTTGGGCATCGCCTCCTTTGGGGTTCCGGAGAAGCTGGGCTGCGCCAACTTGCCGCTGAACAGCCGCCAGAAGGAGCTGTGCAAGAGGAAACCGTACCTGCTGCCGAGCATCTGCGAGGGCGCCCGGCTGGGCATTCAGGAGTGCAGGAGCCAGTTCAGACACGAGAGATGGAACTGCCTGgtggccgccgccgccccgccggACGCCAGCCCTCTCTTTGGCTACGAGCTGAGCAGCG gcACCAAGGAAACAGCATTTATTTATGCTGTGATGGCTGCAGGCCTGGTGCATTCTGTGACCAGGTCATGCAGtgcaggcaacatgactgagtgTTCCTGTGACACCACCTTGCAGAACGGCGGCTCAGCAAGTGAAGGCTGGCACTGGGGGGGCTGCTCTGATGATGTCCAGTATGGCATGTGGTTCAGCAGAAAGTTCCTAGATTTCCCCATCAGAAACACCACgggaaaagaaagcaaagtaCTATTAGCAATGAACCTACATAACAATGAAGCTGGAAGGCAG GCTGTCGCCAAGTTGATGTCATTAGAGTGCCGGTGTCACGGAGTTTCCGGCTCCTGTGCTGTGAAAACATGCTGGAAAACCATGTCTTCTTTCGAAAAGATTGGCCGTCTGTTGAAGGATAAATATGAAAACAGTGTCCAAATCTCAgacaaaataaagaggaaaatgcaCAGGAGAGAGAAAGATCAGAGGAAAATACCAATCCACAAGGATGATCTGCTCTACGTTAATAAGTCTCCTAATTACTGTGTAGAGGATAAGAAACTCGGGATCCCAGGGACCCAAGGCAGAGAGTGCAACCGCACGTCAGAGGGCGCAGACGGCTGCAACCTCCTCTGCTGCGGCAGGGGCTACAACACCCACGTGGTCAGGCACGTGGAGCGATGCGAGTGCAAGTTTATCTGGTGCTGCTATGTCCGCTGCAGGAGGTGTGAAAGCATGACTGATGTCCACACTTGCAAGTAA